A single window of bacterium DNA harbors:
- a CDS encoding bifunctional folylpolyglutamate synthase/dihydrofolate synthase: MKTLPEIEFLNTLTDFGIKLGLDKTRYLLKKFGSPHKIYPSILIAGTNGKGSVARTLANILTTAGYKTGLYTSPHLVYLGERIKIDGIDIKEEELLEKIRQLQRILTDQPYHLYPTYFEALTSLAFSYFADKKIDILVCEVGMGGRFDATNVLPSFLEIITRIGLDHMQYLGNTYEEIANEKAGIIKEATYVVSARQKRPAEEVIVRKAREKNTKLYYEGKDFYARRVLVSTEHQIFNFYGERVYKGIKTPLQGRHQISNMAVVVQSAIILKKMGFNIPDEAIYKGIETTFWPCRFQIVRKDPYIIIDGAHNPDGIKSLLNTLSDLFPHKKFSFLIGILKDKDWQKMLARITKSKNIENIVFTRPDNERAIEPHILARFILKKNTGIKIDIIEVPREAVKYITKSKGNWCICGSLYLCGDIIGDIIKEKR, from the coding sequence ATGAAGACCCTGCCTGAAATAGAATTCTTAAATACCCTCACTGACTTTGGGATAAAGTTAGGACTGGATAAAACCAGATACCTCCTTAAAAAATTTGGAAGTCCTCATAAGATATACCCTTCTATACTTATCGCAGGAACCAATGGGAAGGGTTCTGTAGCAAGGACACTTGCCAATATACTTACAACCGCTGGGTATAAAACAGGGCTTTATACGAGTCCGCATTTAGTATATCTGGGAGAGAGAATAAAGATAGATGGAATAGATATAAAAGAAGAGGAACTGTTAGAAAAAATCAGGCAACTACAGAGAATACTTACAGACCAGCCATATCATTTGTACCCGACATACTTTGAAGCACTTACATCTCTTGCTTTTTCCTACTTTGCTGATAAGAAGATAGATATTCTGGTATGTGAGGTAGGTATGGGCGGGAGGTTTGATGCAACCAATGTCCTTCCTTCTTTTTTAGAGATAATTACAAGGATAGGGCTTGACCATATGCAGTATTTAGGAAATACATATGAGGAGATTGCAAATGAGAAGGCAGGGATTATAAAAGAAGCCACATATGTGGTATCTGCAAGGCAGAAAAGACCTGCTGAGGAAGTTATTGTAAGAAAGGCGAGAGAGAAAAATACAAAATTGTACTATGAAGGAAAAGATTTTTATGCCAGAAGGGTTTTGGTTTCTACTGAGCACCAGATATTTAACTTCTATGGAGAGAGGGTGTATAAAGGAATAAAGACACCTTTACAGGGAAGGCATCAGATAAGCAATATGGCAGTTGTAGTACAGTCAGCGATAATACTGAAAAAAATGGGGTTTAACATACCTGATGAAGCAATATATAAAGGAATAGAAACAACCTTCTGGCCCTGCAGATTCCAGATTGTAAGAAAAGACCCTTATATTATTATAGATGGTGCACATAATCCTGACGGGATAAAATCGCTCCTTAATACGCTTTCAGACCTCTTCCCTCATAAAAAATTTTCTTTTTTAATAGGTATTTTAAAAGACAAGGACTGGCAGAAGATGTTAGCAAGGATTACAAAAAGTAAAAATATAGAGAACATTGTGTTTACAAGACCTGATAATGAAAGGGCTATAGAGCCCCATATACTTGCCAGGTTTATTTTAAAAAAGAATACAGGGATTAAGATAGATATTATAGAAGTTCCCCGAGAAGCAGTAAAATATATTACAAAAAGTAAAGGGAACTGGTGTATATGTGGTTCTCTTTACTTATGCGGGGATATTATAGGGGATATTATAAAAGAGAAAAGATAG
- the accD gene encoding acetyl-CoA carboxylase, carboxyltransferase subunit beta: MIFKRKRYVSIEPKEKVEIKKDLWFKCEKCGKLLYKKKWEENLKVCPHCDTYGRLSAYERITLLTDNNSFKEMWQDMISEDPLNFTGVKGYKDKLKEEMVKTGLKEAIVTGECKIGGVPSVIAVIDANFIMGSMGSVVGEKFTRAAEYSLEKKYPFVCVSGGGGGARMYEGVISLMQMAKTSAVCGQLKKAGLLYISVLTDPTMGGIAASFAFLGDIIIAEPGALIGFAGPRVIEQTIRQKLPPGFQRTEFLFQHGMIDIISKRAELKENISKILRILYT, encoded by the coding sequence ATGATATTCAAAAGGAAAAGGTACGTAAGTATTGAGCCAAAGGAAAAGGTAGAGATAAAGAAAGACCTGTGGTTCAAGTGCGAGAAGTGTGGTAAATTGCTTTATAAGAAGAAATGGGAAGAGAATCTGAAGGTCTGTCCACACTGTGATACCTATGGAAGATTATCTGCCTATGAAAGGATTACATTACTCACAGACAACAACTCATTTAAAGAAATGTGGCAGGATATGATATCAGAAGACCCGTTAAATTTTACAGGGGTGAAGGGGTATAAAGACAAATTAAAAGAAGAGATGGTAAAGACAGGGCTTAAAGAAGCAATAGTTACAGGAGAGTGTAAGATAGGTGGAGTTCCTTCTGTAATAGCAGTGATTGATGCAAACTTCATTATGGGCAGTATGGGGTCTGTGGTGGGTGAAAAGTTTACCCGTGCTGCTGAATACTCCTTAGAGAAAAAATATCCATTTGTTTGTGTTTCAGGAGGAGGTGGTGGTGCGAGGATGTATGAGGGAGTAATTTCTCTTATGCAGATGGCAAAGACATCTGCTGTCTGCGGACAACTTAAAAAGGCAGGACTTCTGTATATTTCTGTCCTTACAGACCCTACAATGGGTGGTATTGCAGCAAGTTTTGCTTTCCTCGGTGATATTATTATAGCAGAACCAGGGGCACTGATTGGTTTTGCAGGTCCCCGCGTGATAGAGCAGACCATAAGGCAGAAACTTCCACCAGGATTTCAAAGAACAGAATTTCTTTTTCAACACGGTATGATAGATATTATATCAAAGAGAGCAGAACTGAAAGAAAATATCAGTAAAATTCTCCGTATCCTTTACACATGA
- the dapA gene encoding 4-hydroxy-tetrahydrodipicolinate synthase produces the protein MFEGSIVAIVTPIKNGEVDYKAFEGLIDFQLANNTSGIVVCGCTGEPATLTMEEHKELIKYTVDIVNKRCPVIAGTGSNNTREAIELTEEAEKAGADGALIITPYYNKPMPAGLYQHYKKIAESVSIPIIIYNVPSRTGISILPETVAELSQVKNIVGIKEASGSLDQVSKIISLCPDDFIVLSGDDSLTLPIMAVGGKGVISVAANIVPLQVSEMVTASLKGDWAKAQKIHIELLPIFKVLFIETNPIPVKAALGLMGMITPEWRLPLTPPSKESLEKIKNTLVKAKVLK, from the coding sequence ATGTTTGAGGGGTCTATTGTAGCAATTGTTACACCAATAAAGAATGGAGAGGTGGACTATAAGGCGTTTGAGGGGTTAATAGATTTCCAGTTAGCAAATAACACCTCTGGTATTGTGGTCTGTGGATGTACAGGAGAACCTGCTACTCTTACAATGGAAGAACATAAAGAACTTATCAAATATACTGTGGATATTGTTAATAAGAGATGTCCGGTGATTGCAGGTACAGGGTCAAACAACACGAGAGAGGCAATTGAACTTACAGAAGAAGCGGAAAAGGCAGGTGCAGATGGTGCGCTGATAATCACTCCCTATTATAACAAACCGATGCCTGCTGGTTTATATCAGCATTATAAAAAGATAGCAGAAAGTGTTTCTATTCCAATTATTATATACAATGTTCCTTCAAGAACAGGTATTTCAATTCTACCTGAAACAGTAGCAGAACTTTCACAGGTAAAAAATATTGTAGGTATTAAAGAGGCAAGTGGTAGTTTAGACCAGGTAAGCAAAATTATCTCTCTATGTCCGGATGACTTTATTGTCCTTTCTGGAGATGATTCCTTAACGCTTCCTATTATGGCAGTGGGTGGCAAAGGGGTAATATCTGTTGCTGCCAATATAGTTCCATTACAGGTATCAGAGATGGTAACAGCATCATTAAAGGGGGACTGGGCTAAAGCACAGAAAATCCATATAGAACTTTTACCCATATTTAAGGTTCTTTTTATTGAGACAAACCCTATACCAGTAAAAGCAGCATTAGGCCTGATGGGTATGATAACTCCTGAATGGCGGCTACCTCTTACTCCTCCATCAAAAGAAAGTTTAGAAAAGATAAAAAATACTTTAGTAAAGGCAAAGGTACTTAAATGA
- a CDS encoding DUF721 domain-containing protein: protein MLQCLLNLTDMERIGDIIKKVLSKKGQIEKVREIDDIEAVWCKAVESGIGEHSYVVSVKGKTITVRVDSKCYLTEIKRQEKEILSQLARYGWKGLTKIDCRIG, encoded by the coding sequence ATGTTGCAATGCCTCTTAAACTTGACTGATATGGAAAGGATAGGAGATATTATTAAAAAGGTTCTAAGTAAGAAGGGACAGATAGAAAAGGTGAGAGAGATAGATGATATTGAAGCGGTATGGTGTAAAGCAGTAGAGTCAGGTATAGGAGAGCATAGTTATGTGGTAAGTGTTAAAGGTAAAACTATCACTGTAAGAGTGGATAGTAAGTGCTATCTTACAGAGATCAAAAGACAGGAAAAAGAGATTCTATCTCAGTTAGCAAGATATGGATGGAAGGGATTAACAAAGATAGATTGTAGGATAGGATAA
- the dnaN gene encoding DNA polymerase III subunit beta has product MEIIVKNSILKKECDKIENVLPLKPSITITGGILFDVKEMGCFLTATDLENTIRLNIECEKIKKGSAVINGKKFISLIKQLPDDDIKIVKKNNSVDVICRESKYTFPSMDEEEFPKLQKFSGDITIQLDSNTLKDAIEKVRFCIDPEEPRPYFRGGLLDIKENTVNIVGTDTKRLTLFTIKTDQKYSRSYKCLLPYKLMGILASLSNDNKEPIEISIGKNQISFNFKSTYLLSQLLTGSEEFPDYTKVIPGEKQLKTFYINRESFLSVLRRIALFTTDRYNRVRLSIGKNALVLSVTNPDVGEASEKVEMEYTEDKEQNLAFPPNYLIEFMNKLEDKKIVFGFSNEKSPVLLRGEETEGYFYVAMPLKLD; this is encoded by the coding sequence ATGGAAATAATTGTGAAAAATAGTATATTAAAAAAGGAATGTGATAAGATTGAAAATGTTTTACCTTTAAAGCCATCTATTACAATAACAGGAGGTATACTTTTTGATGTAAAAGAGATGGGATGTTTTTTAACAGCAACTGATTTAGAAAACACAATACGGTTAAATATTGAGTGTGAAAAGATAAAAAAGGGTAGTGCTGTAATAAACGGTAAAAAATTTATATCACTTATAAAACAACTTCCAGATGATGACATAAAAATAGTAAAGAAGAATAACTCAGTAGATGTAATATGTAGAGAGTCAAAATATACATTTCCTTCAATGGATGAAGAGGAATTTCCAAAACTCCAGAAATTCTCAGGGGATATTACCATACAACTGGACAGTAATACCCTTAAAGATGCAATTGAAAAAGTGAGGTTCTGTATTGACCCTGAAGAACCACGTCCTTATTTTAGAGGAGGACTACTTGATATAAAAGAAAATACTGTTAATATAGTAGGAACCGATACAAAACGGCTTACACTTTTTACAATAAAAACAGACCAGAAATACAGTCGTTCATATAAGTGCCTGCTTCCTTATAAATTAATGGGTATTCTTGCTTCTTTAAGTAATGATAATAAAGAACCGATTGAAATAAGTATAGGGAAGAATCAGATAAGTTTTAATTTTAAATCAACCTATCTACTTTCTCAACTTCTTACTGGTAGTGAAGAATTTCCTGACTATACAAAGGTTATACCCGGAGAAAAACAGTTGAAGACATTTTATATTAACAGAGAAAGTTTTCTATCTGTATTAAGAAGGATAGCACTGTTTACTACAGATAGATATAACAGAGTGAGGTTAAGTATAGGTAAAAATGCGTTAGTCCTTTCAGTTACCAATCCTGATGTTGGAGAGGCGAGTGAGAAAGTAGAGATGGAATATACTGAAGATAAAGAGCAAAACCTTGCTTTCCCTCCGAACTACCTTATAGAATTTATGAATAAGTTGGAGGATAAAAAAATTGTGTTCGGATTTAGTAATGAAAAAAGCCCTGTACTGTTAAGAGGGGAAGAGACAGAAGGATATTTCTATGTTGCAATGCCTCTTAAACTTGACTGA
- the dnaA gene encoding chromosomal replication initiator protein DnaA, producing the protein MKNDIELLWKEVLARVEEQLNDTRAYEIWIKPVKIKGLNEKTLQLEIPGMTFEKGFTPYIDIIKEAFYSITGWQPAIEIHYTGAEQSKPFYTPQQPEMPLNPDYTFDNFVVGPKNQLAHAAAQAVAQSPGIAYNPLFLYGGFGLGKTHLMQAIVHFTQERGGQNILYMPADVYLDEFIQSIKNKTAHLFKQRFRKLDVLLIDDIHFIAGKEGTQEEFFHTFNFLYDQRKQIILSSDRPPKEISFLEKRLVSRFEWGLLVEILPPDFETRVAILKKKCEIKKILLEDDIIYYIAENVKDNVRILEGVLNRIFALSTLLSKEIDKKVVDEIIDGEYYKKKGVITLDSIMSAVCEYFKIKEDDIIKDTRVKNILIPRQIAMFLGRELTGSSLHSVAIKFGGKDHTTVLYAYKKIKELYQKDQYIKGIIDEIRNGLER; encoded by the coding sequence ATGAAAAACGATATTGAATTATTGTGGAAAGAGGTATTGGCGAGGGTTGAGGAACAGTTAAATGATACGAGGGCATATGAGATATGGATAAAACCCGTAAAAATCAAAGGACTTAATGAAAAAACATTGCAGTTAGAGATACCGGGGATGACATTTGAAAAGGGTTTTACTCCATATATAGATATCATTAAAGAGGCATTTTATAGTATTACTGGATGGCAACCTGCTATAGAGATACACTATACAGGAGCAGAACAGAGTAAACCATTCTATACTCCACAACAACCTGAGATGCCTTTAAACCCTGACTACACATTTGATAATTTCGTAGTAGGTCCTAAAAACCAGTTAGCACATGCAGCAGCACAAGCAGTAGCCCAGTCCCCTGGTATTGCCTACAACCCTCTTTTTCTTTATGGTGGATTTGGATTGGGTAAAACCCACCTTATGCAGGCAATAGTTCACTTTACACAAGAAAGAGGTGGACAGAATATTCTTTATATGCCTGCGGATGTATACCTTGATGAATTCATCCAGAGCATAAAAAATAAAACTGCCCACCTATTTAAACAGAGATTCAGGAAACTTGATGTCCTGTTGATAGATGACATCCATTTTATTGCAGGAAAAGAAGGAACACAGGAAGAGTTCTTCCACACATTTAACTTTTTATATGACCAGCGGAAACAGATTATACTTTCAAGTGATAGACCCCCTAAGGAGATATCTTTTCTTGAAAAACGACTTGTTTCAAGGTTTGAATGGGGATTACTTGTTGAGATACTACCACCTGACTTTGAAACGAGGGTAGCGATACTGAAAAAGAAATGTGAAATAAAGAAAATTTTATTGGAGGATGATATAATATATTATATTGCTGAGAATGTAAAAGATAATGTAAGGATATTAGAAGGTGTGTTAAATAGAATTTTTGCACTCTCAACCCTATTAAGTAAAGAGATAGATAAAAAAGTAGTTGATGAGATAATAGATGGAGAGTATTATAAGAAGAAAGGGGTTATAACACTTGATAGTATTATGAGTGCTGTATGTGAATATTTTAAAATAAAAGAGGATGATATAATAAAGGATACGAGGGTAAAAAATATACTAATACCGCGACAGATAGCAATGTTTTTAGGAAGAGAGTTAACAGGTAGTTCACTACATTCAGTTGCGATTAAATTTGGAGGAAAAGACCATACAACGGTTTTATACGCATATAAAAAAATAAAGGAATTATATCAGAAGGACCAGTATATAAAAGGAATTATTGATGAGATTAGAAATGGTCTTGAGAGATAA